The genomic stretch TCCGGTTCAACGGCTCGCTGTGAAATGAGCCACCGTTCTGCATTCAACCTTGACACTGCCACCCCCGTATATCCCGGTGACTGTCAAGCATGAGGAGGGCACGTGGCACAGATCAAGCGGACCGTCATCGCCGTGAGCGCCGTGGGCGCCATGGTCGCACTTACGGCCTGCGCTCCCGCGGGCTACGACGGGACGAACGCCGGTGCGGCCGAGCCGGTCGCCGTTGCCGCGGCCGAGCCCACCGTGACCGTCGACCCCGAGTCCAGCGCGAACCCCGAGGCGAGCGCCACGCCGGGCGCCTCGGCATCACCGGGCGCGGAGAGCGAGAACGACGTTCCCCTGCCCGACGGCCTCGAACTGACCGAGAGTCTCACCGGCAAGAAGTTCCCCCGGATGGGCAGCGCGGTGGTCAACCAGGACGGCTTCCTCCTGTACCGCTTCGACAACGACACCAACGACCCGCCGGCCAGCAACTGCGAGGGCCAGTGCATCGAGGTGTGGCCGGCCGCGCTGACCGACGGCAACCCGACGCTCAAGGGCGTCTCGGACGACGCGGTGGGCACCATCACCCGCCCCGACGGCACCCGCCAGATCACCCTCGACGGCTGGCCGCTCTACACCTACATCGGCGACAAGAAGCCCGGCCAGTGGAAGGGTCAGGGCGTCGGCGGGACCTGGTTCGTGGTCAACCCGGACGGCAGCAAGAACCTGGAGTGCCTGCCCAAGGGCACCCCGAAGGCGGTCTCCCCGCCGTCGAAGACCAAGTCGGACAGCGACTCGGACTACTGATCCGACGCCCACCGGTGGCCGGTCGCAGCCCGTACGGGCGCGGCCGGCCACGGTCGTTCTGTCGGCGCAACGGGACGCGGCCATTCCAGCGGTCGACCGAAGTGGCACAGTAACCCCATGACCGGGACCGCGCCGACCGCGAGCCGGACGCTGTGCCCGCCGCCCGGCTACCGGCTGGCCGCCACGATCCGGCCGCTCACCTTCAGCCCGTACGACCCCTGCGCGCGGATCGTCGCCGGCTGGAACGCTGCGCGGACGCCGCCGAGGCCACCCGCCGGTTGACCGCCGTCGCCGGCATCGGCGCCTGGACCGCCGCCGAGGTGGTTCGCGTGGCGTACGGCGACGCGGACGCGGTCAGCGTCGGCGACTTCCACGTGAACACGGTGGCCTGGGCGCTGGCCGGTGAGCCGCGCGGGGACGACGCCCGGCTGCTGGAGCTGCTCGAACCGTTCCGGGGACACCGGGGTCGGGTCTGCCGGCTGCTGGAGGTCGCCGGCGTCCAGGCGCCGAAGTTCGGCCCCCGCGCGCCGATCCGCTCCTTCGCCCGCTTCTGAGCGGATCAGGCGGCTTCGCGCAGGTCGGCCAGGCTCACCGGGGTACGTACCGGCGGACACCGCACCCACGGCGCGACCGTGATCTGCCTCACCGCTGTCGCTGCCGTCTGGTTGACTGGCGCCGTGGACCTGCCGATCAACCCGCCGGTGGAGCCGATGCTGGCGCGCAGCGTCGCGTCGATCCCGACCGCGCGGGGAATGACCTACGAGCCCAAGTGGGACGGCTTCCGCTGCATCGTCTTCCGGGACGGCGACGAGGTGGAGCTGGCCAGCCGGGGCGGCAAGACGATGACCCGCTACTTCCCCGAGGTGGTGGAGCAGGCCCGTCGGCAGCTGCCGGAGCGCTGCGCGGTCGACGGCGAGCTGATCGTGATCCGCCGGGACGGGCCGGGCGGGCAGCCCCGGCTGGACTTCGAGCCGCTGGCCCAGCGCATCCACCCGGCGGCGTCCCGGGTGAAACTGCTGGCCGAGACGACCCCGGCCGACTTCGTCGCCTTCGACCTGCTGGCGCTGGACGGCGAGAGCCTGCTCGACGCGCCCTACCCGACCCGCCGCGCCCGGCTGGAGCAGGCGTTGGCCGGGGTACGACCACCGGTGCACGTCACCCAGGTCACCACCGACGCGGACACCGCCCGCCGCTGGTTCGACGTGTTCGAGGGCGCCGGGCTGGACGGGCTGATCGCCAAGCCGGCCGACCTGCCGTACGAGCCGGGCAAGCGGCTGATGTACAAGGTCAAGCACGCGCGTACCGCCGACGCGGTGGTGGCCGGGTTCCGGTGGCACAAGTCCGGCCCGGTGGTGGGTTCGCTACTGCTCGGGCTCTACGACGACGCCGGGGTGCTGCACCACGTCGGGGTGAGCGCCTCGTTCACCATGGCCCGCCGGGCCGAGCTGCTGGAGGAGCTGGCGCCCTATCGCGACGTCGGCGCCGAGCACCCGTGGGTGCACGGCGACCACGAGCGGGGCCAGCGCATCCCGGGCGGGGTCAGCCGGTGGACCGGCACCAAGAACCTGGAATGGGAGCCGGTCCGTCCGGAGCTGGTGGTCGAGGTGGCGTACGACGCGATGGAGGGCGACCGGTTCCGGCACACCGCGCGGTTCGTCCGCTGGCGGCCCGACCGCGACCCGCGCTCCTGCCGATACGATCAACTCGACCGGCCGGTGCGGTTCGACGTGGACCAGGTCCTGCGGGGCGACCCGGCGGTGCCGGTGGGATCCGCGCCCGACTGACCCGCGGCCGTCGACCCCGATCACGGAGGCCCAGCTCGTGACCCGTACTTCCGACCGGATCCGCCGCCTGCGGCTCACCCTGGCCGGCCTGACCGCTGCCATGGTCGTCACCGCCGGCTGCACGCTGCCGGCCTTCGCGCCGCGCGCCGACGTCGACGCGCAAGGGTCGGCCGCCCCGCCCGGCACGGCACCCGACTGGCGGGCCTGCCCCGAGGTCCCCGACGACCTGGTCGGACGCAGCGCCCCGGGCGTCCGGTACGAATGCGCCCGTATCCAGGTGCCGCGCGACTGGGCCGGCGGCACCGGCGCCACCACGGGTCCCGGCGCCGACGAGACCTTCGAGATCGCCCTGCTGCGGGTCCGCTCCGACAACCAGCGCAACCGCATCGGCTCGCTGCTGATCAACCCGGGCGGCCCGGGTGGCTCGGGCGTGGACACCGCCGTCTACCTGTCGTTCGGCGAGCAGTTCGGCGGCCTGCCCGACAGCATCATGGAACGATTCGACATCATCGGCTTCGACCCGCGCGGCGTGGCCCGGTCCAGCCCGGTCGAGTGCATCTCCGACGCCGACCTGGACGGCGTCTTCGGCTACGACCCCGACCCGGAGAGCCAGGAGAAGTTCGACGTCCTCGTCATGATGGCCAAGCGCATCGGCCAGGGCTGCGGTGACAAGTACGGCGACCAGCTCAAGCTCTACTCCACCGAGCAGACCGCCCGGGACATGGACGCGATCCGCGCGGCGGTCGGCGACGACAAGATGACCTACCTCGGGTACTCCTACGGCACGCTGCTCGGTGCCACGTACGCCCAACTCTTCCCGCAGCGGGTGCGGGCGCTGGTGCTCGACGGCGCGGTCGACCCCCGACAGAATCTGATCGCCGGCTCGGAGAGCCAGGCCAGGGGCTTCGAGCGCGCCTTCGACAACTTCGGCCGGTGGTGCGCGGCCAACGCCGCAAACTGCCCGATCGCCCCCGACGCCCGGGCCGCGGTCGTCTCCGCCATCGACAAGGCCAGGTCCTCCCCGATCCGCTCCGCCGACGGCCGCGAGGCCACCGCCGGCTGGGTCTTCTACGCGGTCATCTCGTCGCTCTACAACGAGACCGGCTGGCGGCAGCTCGCCCGCGCCATCGACCAGTTGGACAAGGGCAACCCCGAGGCGGTGTTCCAGCTCGCCGACAACTACGCCGACCGCGACCAGAACGGCCGCTACACCAACCTGTTCGACGCCAACACCGCGATCAACTGCGCCGACGACGAGGAACGACCCAGCCTGGAACGGATCCGCCAGTTGCAATCCCAGTGGCGGACGCAGTACCCCCTCTTCGGACCAGCGCTGGCCACCGGCCTGGTCTCCTGCACCGAATGGCCCGGCGGCACCGACCCCTACCCCACCGGCCGCGCCACCGGCGCCCCGCCGATCCTGGTCATCGGCACCACCGGCGACCCCGCCACCCCCTACGAGCAGACCCCGGCCCTGGCCGAGATGCTCGGCGTCGGACGCGTGCTGACCTGGGATGGCGAGGGGCACACGGCTTACCCGCAGACCCCCTGCATCACCGAGGCCGTCGACGCGTACCTGATCGACCTGACGCTGCCCGCCGAAGGCCTGCGCTGCCCGGCCCGTTAGCAGTGGCGGTGATCGAGGCGGTGCGGATCCGCTCGGACCAGCGCGGGCGGGGCGTGGGCCGCCTGATGCTGGCGTGGGCGATCGACCGGGCCCGGCAACGTGGCTGCGGGCTGGTGCAGCTCACCACCGACAAGAGCCGCCACGACGCGCACCGGTTCTATCTCGGCCTCGGCTTCGTTTCGAGCCACGAGGGCATGAAGCTCAGTCTCTGACACCCTCTGCGGATCGTTCCTCCAGAGTCAGCGAGGGCGGTCGCGGTCCTTGGAGGGTTGGACCCGCTTGGGTTCGCCGGGCATCTTCGGGTGGTCCGGCGGGTACGGCAGGTCACCCTCGCCGGCTGCGGCGTCCCGCTCGGACCACTCCAGCAGCGGGGTGATGTCCCACCCGGCGTCGTCGATGCCGGCGTGTGGGTCGCCGCGCTCGGCCAGCCGCTGCGGGACGGTACGCAGGTCGAAGTCGTCGGGGTCGACGTCGGGCAGCTCGTCCCAGGTGACCGGGGTGGAGACGGTGGCCCGGGCGTTGGCCCGCAACGAGTACGCGCAGGCGATGGTGCGGTCCCGGGCCATCTGGTTGTAGTCGACGAAGACGCGCTCGCCGCGTTCCTCCTTCCACCAGGCGGTGGTGACCAGTTCGGGGCGGCGGCGGGCCAACTCCCGGGCCAACGCGATGGTGGCCCGGCGTACCTCGACGAAGCTCCAGCGCGGCTGGATGCGCAGGTAGACGTGCACTCCCCGGCCGCCGGAGGTCTTCGGCCAGCCGGGCACCCCCAGCTCGTCGAGGATGGCGCGCAGCTCGGCGGCGGCGGTGGCCGCGTGGGCGAAGTCGGTGCCGGGCTGCGGGTCGAGGTCGACGCGCAGTTCGTCGGGGCGGTCGACGTCGGCGGCCCGGACCGGCCAGGGGTGGAACACCACGGTGCCCATCTGCGCGGCCCAGGCCACGTGGGCGAGGTCCGCCGGGCACAGCTCGGCCGCCTTGCGTCCGCTGGGGAAGCTGATCTCGGCGGTACGCACCCAGGGCGGCACGCCTCGCGTCGGCACCCGCTTCTGGAAGAACATTTCGCCCTCGATGCCGTCAGGGAAGCGTTGCAGGGTGGTCGGGCGGTCGCCCAGCGCCCGCATGATGCCGTCACCGACGCTGCGGTAGTAGTGGAAGACGTCGGCCTTGGTGAAGCCGCGCTCCGGGAAGATCACCCGATCCGGGCTGGACAGCCGGACCGTGTGCCCGGCGACCTTGATCTCCTCGGCCGCAGCCTTCGCACCTGCCATGGCGCGACCATATGCGATGGGTCCGACCTTCGACGTACGGTTGGCCGGTGAGTCTTCCCGACAGCGAGCTGCCCCGCACCGAGGATGAGTGGCGGGTCCGGCTCAGCCCCGAGGAGTTCCAGGTGCTGCGCGAGGCCGGCACCGAACGGGCGTGGACCGGAGAGTACGTCGACACCAAGACGCCGGGGAGGTACCGCTGCCGTGCCTGCGGCGCGGAGCTGTACCCGAGCGACACCAAGTTCGACTCGCACTGCGGATGGCCGAGCTTCGACGACGCCATCCCGGGCGCGATCACCGAGATCGAGGACGCCAGTCACGGCATGCGGCGGACGGAGATCCGCTGTGCCCGCTGCGACAGCCACCTGGGGCACGTCTTCCGGGGCGAGGGCTTCACCCCGAAGAACACCCGGCACTGCGTCAACTCGCTCTCGATCCGCCTGGACCCCAGCACCCCCTGACCGCCGGGCACCCGTCGGCCCCCGCGCCGCGTCCCGGTCAGCCCTGAGCCCACGCCGCGTCCGGTCAGCCGTCGGCTGCCGGGCGCGCCGCCAGCATCGCCACCTGGGCGGTACGCGACTGCGCGACGCGCCGGGCGAGGTCGCGTACCCGCTCGTCGGTGCCGGCCTCGAGATGCGCCCGGGCCAGGTCGGCGGCGGCCTGTTGGTGGGCGCCGAGCACCTCGATCAGCACCGCGTCGACCTCGCCGGGTGCGGCGTGGCGGAGCCGGGCCAACTGGTCCGGGCCGGTGCCGTGCCCGGTGTGGTCGTCGGCCCGTGCACTGCGCCCGGCCTGCGCCAACCAGGCACGGGCGTCGGCCAGCTCGTCGGTCTCGGTCACCTCGATGGCGGCCACCAGGGTCCGCAGCTCACCGTCGACCAGCCGGTCCCGGACCAGGCGGACGATCTCCAGGGTCTGCTCGGTGTGCCCGGCCATCATCGACAGGAACAGCAGGTCGATGCCGGTCATCCCGGTCGCCGCGGACGGCGTTTCCGGGGCAGCGACCGCTGACGGCGTACCGGTCGGCGCGTGGTCCACAGCCGGCACGGACGGGCCGCCGCATCCGACGGCGAGCAGCACGACGAGCAGGGCGGCGAGCGCGGCACGCCAGCGACGCGACGCGACGGACCGCACGGTACACCGGTGGTGCCGCAGGCGGGACGCGGTGGGGCGTGTCGCCGGGTGGGGAGCCGGCGTGAGGTGCGGTGCGGGCCGGGCCCGACCGCACCTCGCGCTGGTCAGACCTGGGTCCACAGCGCCGCGACGTTCGGCGGCTCCCATCCGGCGATGGCGGTGTGCGCCTGCCGGCAGCGGTACGTGCGACCGCCGTAGGTGACCTGGTCGCCGACGGCGTACGCCCGGCCGGCGGTCCAGGTGCCCCCGACCGGCGGGTTGGTGGTCGGGCCGGTCGTCGGGGTAGGCGACGGTGCCGGCGGGGTGGTCGGGCTCGGGCTCGGCGTCGGGTTGCCGCTGCCGCCACCGACCTGCAGGTCGACGCAGGAGTAGAAGGCGTTGGCGGTGTCCGAGATGTTCCACACGGCCAGGAGCTTCTGTCGGCCCGAGTAGCCGGACAGGTTGACGGTGTGCGAGACCGTGGCACCCGGCTGGCGACCGCCGCCGCTGAACACCGCGACCCGGGTGTTGCCGATGAAGTACTCCCAGTCGCGGGTGGCGTGCATGGCGGTGTTGCCCCAGGTGAAGGTCGCCGTGGTGCCGACCGAGGTGGCGGGCCAACCCCGGTTGTCATCGTTGAGGGCGGCGAAGTGGGAGATGTTGGCGTGGCAGTTCCGCAGCCCCTTGGGGCCTTCCACGCTCTGCGGCTCCCAGCGGATCTGGCCGCAGTCGGGGACCCGGTTCTGGGCACAGAGCGCCTGGCGGCTCGGCGGCGACGAGACGTAGCCGTGGGCCTGGGCCGGGGTGGCGACGGCCAGGGTGGAGACCACGGCCCCGGCGGCGACGAGTGGGAGGGTGATTCTTCGACGCATGGCGGCACTCCCTTTCGGCATGTTGCCTGGTCAGGTGCCACCAACATAATTTAAACCTTGTTAACAGTAAAGACCGACATCGATAAAGCGCGCAGCTCCGCGAGCTGACGGACCAGCGGCTCGCGGGAGTCGACACGCCCAGCCGGCCGGCCGAGTCGCCGCGATTCCCGCCGAGCGGGCCCGCAGTTGGCGCAAGCTTGGACAAAGGGTTCTAACTGGAGGGGGCTACGGTGGCGATCTGCGAGGTCTGCGGTAACGACTACTGGCTGGCGTTCGAGGTGCGTACGGTCAGCGGCGACGTGCACACGTTCGACAGCTTCGAGTGCGCCAGCCACAAGCTGGCCCCGATCTGCGAGCACTGCGGCGTCAAGATTCTCGGACACGGCGTGGAGGTGTCCGGCCGCTTCTTCTGCTGCGGGCACTGTGCGCGAGCGGTGGAGAGCGAGCAGGGTGCCGAGATCCGCGACGCCGTCGGTGCCCGCCCCGCCTGACGGCTCCCCCACCGATCGCCGCTCGGGCGTTAGGAAGGGTCCCCTGCTATACACGAGGCGTTAGCAAGGGTCCCTTCCTTACCACCAGGCGCCGTGACGCCGGCCCCGAGCAACCTACCCGGGTCGACCGGGTCGACCGGATCGGCACGGCCTAACCTGGCCGGGTGTCGAGCACCGAACTGCAGGTCGCACGCTTCGCCGACCTGGACGCCCGGACCTTTCACGACCTGGTACGCCTGCGCGCCGACGTGTTCGTGGTCGAGCAGCAGTGCCCGTACCCGGAACTCGACGGGCGGGACGTCGAACCGGGCACCCGGCATCTCTGGCTGACCCACGACGACACACCCGTCGCGTACCTGCGGATCCTGGCCGACCCGGACGGCGCAGCCAGGATCGGACGAGTGGTGGTGGCCCCGGCGGCGCGCGGCGGCGGGCACGCCGGGCGGCTGATGACCGAGGCACTGGCCCGGATCGGCGACCGGCCCTGCGTGCTGGACGCCCAGTCGCACCTGGTGGCCCTCTACGCCCGGTACGGCTTCACGGTCAGCGGGCCCGAGTACGTCGAGGACGGCATCCCGCACACCCCGATGCGCCGCACCGCCTGAGCCGCGGACACCGGGCCCCCGTCAGCCCCACCGACCCCGCCACCACATTGACCAGTGGCGATGGTCTGTGCCATTCTTCGGGCGAAAGCCGGGGCAACGTGATCAGGCCGGGAGGGGCAACTCCCGAGCGATCCGGGCGATGTCGCGATCCGACGACTCCCCCTGGGGGCTCCATGTCCAAACTACTCCGAAACTCACGGGCACTCTCGCTGCTGGGTGTGACGGCCGGCGCCATGCTGCTGCTCTCCACAGCGCTGGTCGCCCCCGCGTCCGGACACGGTTCCGTGGCCAACCCCGTCTCCCGCAACTACGGCTGCTGGCAACGCTGGGGCAGCGACTTCCAGAACCCGCGGATGGCCACCGAGGACCCGATGTGCTGGCAGGCCTGGCAGGCCAACCCGAACGCCATGTGGAACTGGAACGGCCTGCTCCGCGATGGGGTGGGCGGCAACCACCAGGGCACCATCCCGGACGGCCAGCTCTGCTCGGGTGGCCGTACCGAGAGCGGGCGCTACAACGCGTTGGACGCGGTCGGCGCCTGGCGGACCACCTCCGTGGCCAACAGCTTCCGGCTCAAGTTCTACGATCAGGCCAGCCACGGCGCCGACTACATCCGGGTGTACGCGACCCGGCCGGGCTACGACGCGCTGACCAAGCCCCTGGCCTGGTCCGACCTGGAACTGGTCGGCCAGATCGGCAACACCCCGGCGTCCCGGTGGCAGCCGGAGACCGGCGGGGTGTCCACCGAGATCCCGGTGAACGCGCCGGGACGCAGCGGACGGCACGTGCTGTTCACCGTCTGGCAGGCCAGCCACACGGACCAGGCGTACTACATCTGCAGCGACGTGCAGTTCGGTGGCGGATCCAACCCGCCCCCGACCACGCCGCCGGCCTCGCCGACGCCGACCCCGACCTTCGACCCGCCGACCACGCCCCCGCCCACCACCGCACCGCCCGCCACGGGCGCCTGCTCGGCGACGTACCGGGTCACCTCGACCTGGTCCGGTGGCTTCCAGGGTGAGGTGCAGGTGACCGCGGGCAGCGCGGCCATCCGCAGCTGGCGGGTGACCTGGACGTACGCCAGCGGCCAGCAGGTCAGCCAGGCGTGGAACGCCACCGTCAGTTCCAGCGGTTCGACGGTGACCGCCCAGAACGTCAGCTACAACGGCGGGCTCGGAGCCGGGACCAGCACCACCTTCGGCTTCCTGGCCTCCGGCAGCGGGTCGAGCGCGCCGACGCTCACCTGCACGGCGACCACCTGACCCCGAGCGGGGCCGCGCCCACCTCCCTCGGGCGCGGCTCCGCCCGGCTCGTCACATCCGCCGGTGCCGGTGCCGGTGCCGGTGTTAGCAGGGGTCCCCTGCTATGCACGAGGCGTTAGCAGGGGACCCTTCCTTACGCCTCAGCCGAGCGCGGAGACGATGTCGGCGATCGGGCGGCGGCGGCCGGTGTAGAACGGCACCTCCTCGCGGACGTGCAGGCGCGCCCGCGAGCCGCGCAGGTCACGCATCAGGTCGACGATGCGGTGCAGTTCGTCGGCCTCGAAGGCCAGCATCCACTCGTAGTCGCCGAGCGCGAACGAGGCGACCGTGTTGGCGCGTACGTCCGGGTAGCCCCGGGCCATCTGGCCGTGCTCGGCGAGCAGCTCGCGCCGCTCTGCGTCGGGCAGCAGGTACCAGTCGTACGAGCGGACGAACGGGTAG from Micromonospora craniellae encodes the following:
- a CDS encoding COG4315 family predicted lipoprotein, yielding MAQIKRTVIAVSAVGAMVALTACAPAGYDGTNAGAAEPVAVAAAEPTVTVDPESSANPEASATPGASASPGAESENDVPLPDGLELTESLTGKKFPRMGSAVVNQDGFLLYRFDNDTNDPPASNCEGQCIEVWPAALTDGNPTLKGVSDDAVGTITRPDGTRQITLDGWPLYTYIGDKKPGQWKGQGVGGTWFVVNPDGSKNLECLPKGTPKAVSPPSKTKSDSDSDY
- a CDS encoding ATP-dependent DNA ligase, which encodes MDLPINPPVEPMLARSVASIPTARGMTYEPKWDGFRCIVFRDGDEVELASRGGKTMTRYFPEVVEQARRQLPERCAVDGELIVIRRDGPGGQPRLDFEPLAQRIHPAASRVKLLAETTPADFVAFDLLALDGESLLDAPYPTRRARLEQALAGVRPPVHVTQVTTDADTARRWFDVFEGAGLDGLIAKPADLPYEPGKRLMYKVKHARTADAVVAGFRWHKSGPVVGSLLLGLYDDAGVLHHVGVSASFTMARRAELLEELAPYRDVGAEHPWVHGDHERGQRIPGGVSRWTGTKNLEWEPVRPELVVEVAYDAMEGDRFRHTARFVRWRPDRDPRSCRYDQLDRPVRFDVDQVLRGDPAVPVGSAPD
- a CDS encoding alpha/beta hydrolase, translating into MVVTAGCTLPAFAPRADVDAQGSAAPPGTAPDWRACPEVPDDLVGRSAPGVRYECARIQVPRDWAGGTGATTGPGADETFEIALLRVRSDNQRNRIGSLLINPGGPGGSGVDTAVYLSFGEQFGGLPDSIMERFDIIGFDPRGVARSSPVECISDADLDGVFGYDPDPESQEKFDVLVMMAKRIGQGCGDKYGDQLKLYSTEQTARDMDAIRAAVGDDKMTYLGYSYGTLLGATYAQLFPQRVRALVLDGAVDPRQNLIAGSESQARGFERAFDNFGRWCAANAANCPIAPDARAAVVSAIDKARSSPIRSADGREATAGWVFYAVISSLYNETGWRQLARAIDQLDKGNPEAVFQLADNYADRDQNGRYTNLFDANTAINCADDEERPSLERIRQLQSQWRTQYPLFGPALATGLVSCTEWPGGTDPYPTGRATGAPPILVIGTTGDPATPYEQTPALAEMLGVGRVLTWDGEGHTAYPQTPCITEAVDAYLIDLTLPAEGLRCPAR
- the ligD gene encoding non-homologous end-joining DNA ligase, encoding MAGAKAAAEEIKVAGHTVRLSSPDRVIFPERGFTKADVFHYYRSVGDGIMRALGDRPTTLQRFPDGIEGEMFFQKRVPTRGVPPWVRTAEISFPSGRKAAELCPADLAHVAWAAQMGTVVFHPWPVRAADVDRPDELRVDLDPQPGTDFAHAATAAAELRAILDELGVPGWPKTSGGRGVHVYLRIQPRWSFVEVRRATIALARELARRRPELVTTAWWKEERGERVFVDYNQMARDRTIACAYSLRANARATVSTPVTWDELPDVDPDDFDLRTVPQRLAERGDPHAGIDDAGWDITPLLEWSERDAAAGEGDLPYPPDHPKMPGEPKRVQPSKDRDRPR
- the msrB gene encoding peptide-methionine (R)-S-oxide reductase MsrB, yielding MSLPDSELPRTEDEWRVRLSPEEFQVLREAGTERAWTGEYVDTKTPGRYRCRACGAELYPSDTKFDSHCGWPSFDDAIPGAITEIEDASHGMRRTEIRCARCDSHLGHVFRGEGFTPKNTRHCVNSLSIRLDPSTP
- a CDS encoding DUF305 domain-containing protein; its protein translation is MRSVASRRWRAALAALLVVLLAVGCGGPSVPAVDHAPTGTPSAVAAPETPSAATGMTGIDLLFLSMMAGHTEQTLEIVRLVRDRLVDGELRTLVAAIEVTETDELADARAWLAQAGRSARADDHTGHGTGPDQLARLRHAAPGEVDAVLIEVLGAHQQAAADLARAHLEAGTDERVRDLARRVAQSRTAQVAMLAARPAADG
- a CDS encoding lytic polysaccharide monooxygenase, coding for MRRRITLPLVAAGAVVSTLAVATPAQAHGYVSSPPSRQALCAQNRVPDCGQIRWEPQSVEGPKGLRNCHANISHFAALNDDNRGWPATSVGTTATFTWGNTAMHATRDWEYFIGNTRVAVFSGGGRQPGATVSHTVNLSGYSGRQKLLAVWNISDTANAFYSCVDLQVGGGSGNPTPSPSPTTPPAPSPTPTTGPTTNPPVGGTWTAGRAYAVGDQVTYGGRTYRCRQAHTAIAGWEPPNVAALWTQV
- a CDS encoding Prokaryotic metallothionein, yielding MAICEVCGNDYWLAFEVRTVSGDVHTFDSFECASHKLAPICEHCGVKILGHGVEVSGRFFCCGHCARAVESEQGAEIRDAVGARPA
- a CDS encoding GNAT family N-acetyltransferase → MSSTELQVARFADLDARTFHDLVRLRADVFVVEQQCPYPELDGRDVEPGTRHLWLTHDDTPVAYLRILADPDGAARIGRVVVAPAARGGGHAGRLMTEALARIGDRPCVLDAQSHLVALYARYGFTVSGPEYVEDGIPHTPMRRTA
- a CDS encoding lytic polysaccharide monooxygenase auxiliary activity family 9 protein, whose translation is MSKLLRNSRALSLLGVTAGAMLLLSTALVAPASGHGSVANPVSRNYGCWQRWGSDFQNPRMATEDPMCWQAWQANPNAMWNWNGLLRDGVGGNHQGTIPDGQLCSGGRTESGRYNALDAVGAWRTTSVANSFRLKFYDQASHGADYIRVYATRPGYDALTKPLAWSDLELVGQIGNTPASRWQPETGGVSTEIPVNAPGRSGRHVLFTVWQASHTDQAYYICSDVQFGGGSNPPPTTPPASPTPTPTFDPPTTPPPTTAPPATGACSATYRVTSTWSGGFQGEVQVTAGSAAIRSWRVTWTYASGQQVSQAWNATVSSSGSTVTAQNVSYNGGLGAGTSTTFGFLASGSGSSAPTLTCTATT